A segment of the Nostoc sp. TCL26-01 genome:
TCTTGCTTCAGGCGGAATTGGGGAACCCAAAAAGAGTGAATTACATCCTGGGCGGAGAGATTGAGTTGCACATCAGCACCAACGGGAACGTGTAATTCCCCAGTGGAAACGCCATTGTTAGGATAGTCAAATATCCAAGCAAACTGCATCCCAGTCACATTCACGACCAAATCAGCAGTTTTACCTTGATTTGTCGGATTCGCACCAATACCGATACCGGGAGTGGGAGTAGATGGTGCGGTATTGTCTAGAGTAGCAGCGATCGCACTCCCTGAAGCATGAGCCACATGAGCCGAACCATGAGGATGAGTCCCTGGTTCTAAACCACCCATTTGGTTAAACACATCTACACTGTAGATCCCTAAGCAAATGACGATTATAGAGGGAATTGCCGTCCAAAAGATTTCTAAGGGAACGTTACCTTCTACAGCTACGCCATCAGTATTGTCACCCCGACGACGACGATACTTGAACAGAAAGATCAAAATCGTTCCTTCTACTACCAAAAACAAAGCGATCGCAATGGTAAACATAATATTAAAAAATCCGTCTACCAAAGGCGCTTGTAGTGATGCTTGAACTGGTAATAGATTGTGATGTTGACCAATCCACAGACTGATTGCTCCTACTAATATCCCCGCAATCAGAGTCCAAAGTGAAACAGGAATTTGTTGCATAGTACCTGCTATTTTAATTATGGTCATTGGGAATTGGTGATTGGTGATTGGTGATTGGTAATTAGTGATTGATAATTGGTAAAATTCTTGCCTATTCCCATTACCCATTACCCATTACCCATTACCTATTACCCATTACCCATTCCCTCACATCCTGCGCTCTTGATATCTACCTATAGGCTTTTACATTGAGACAGGCTAGATTTTGGCATCTCACTTACTAAAGTTCTAACTTGCTCTGATAAAAATTGGGGGAAACTTTCCAGATATCTTCATATCTTTTCCCCCAATAACTTAAAAATATATTTTGAGTATGGTGACAAAGTAGCCCTTTAACAGTTATCAGTTATCAGTTATCAGTGAACAGTTTTAAGTCCAAGGTAACTTTTCACTGCTTTAAGTTTCAGAGACTAGTTACTCTAAAAGTACACTGTCATTACCAAAAGCAAGTATGTTTAATAGCTAACAATTAATAATTTACGCATTTGTTTACCCTGAACTTTTTACCAAGTTATCATAAGTATCCAATCTTCCCCTCTCATACCTTTGCTTTCACTGTTAACAGTGTAATTTTGGCAACAATTAATTATCTAATGCTGCATGAGAGTAACAATTTTTTGGACAAATTCGAGAACAAGCTTCACATCCAATACAGTTTTCTGGATGAGCAACTACCATCACTTTGCGCTCGATTTCATCATCATCTTCATCATCAACAAATTCGCCTTCTTCGTTAAGTGCTTTTAAATCCAGCACTGGGAAACCACATACTTTAATACATCTGCCACAACCGATACATTTATCTTTGTCAATCGCTTGAGCAAACTTAGGTGTCCAAGCTTTACCGCCAAAAGTCAATCCTGTAAGTACCGCCATGTGTCTCTCCTGGCTACTATGCCAATAAAATTGTTTGTACGTTGATCCTCATCTTAACTTAATATTATCTACTTATTTTGTGATCAATCAATTAATTCGTGATCAGCAAAAAAAGCCAATCTTATACAGTTTTTCTCACCCATTTATACATTTTTATTTAAATGACAATTACTACCATTAATCTTAACCCAACTGACTTCTTAGACATTCTTTTATGTTTGCTACACTCTACAGATATTTATAATTTTTTGACGCATAACTAATGCTATTTATTGGCAATTTTTAATTAATTTATTAGATTTATCTAATAAAAAGTAGTTTAATATACAGTTAATGAATTATCTTCATGCAAAACATAGCTAAAAATTGCCAATCATAAGTAACTCTACTCAATTGACTGCAATAATTGCTAAAAAAAACGAAAAATCAAGGTTGTATCATTCTGCATATCATCTGTAACAGTTATGGCAGACTATTAAGTTGTGTTAAATATTAAAATTATTAATAAAAGCAATGTACATCAATCATCATAGATGTCAAGACACGCTCAAATTAATTTGGTTAAGCTTTTAAGGTTAAATAGAAATGTTAGCAAGCGAAGTATTTTTTAAATCCTTAAGAAGCATTTATAGGCTCATTATGAACAAATTTATAAAACTGGCTATGAAATGTTTATTAAATGAAGAAGTAATCTTAGGCTCTAGTTAAAAATCCAAAATAACTTCCAACTGGATGCAAAGCTTTGAGATGGATGTGGGGAATAATTCTAGCCAAGAGCAAATATTCTTGCTAGAGAGATAATTTAGTAGCTAGTGATAAATAAACAGGACACATCCAGGGGAAATTTGAGCCAAACATCTCAACGATTAGCGAGGGAAGAAGTCATATGCCTTATACAATCCCTAACAACAGTTGCGTTGGATGTGACAATTGCCGTCCCCAATGTCCTACGGGTGCGATCAAACTAGAAGATGATGAGTATTGGATAGATCCTTTTCTGTGTAACAATTGCGAAGGTTACTATCCAGAACCACAATGCGTCATTGCTTGCCCAACTAAATCGCCGATACCTTGGCAGGCCAAGAAAGGCAGATGCAAAGTTGAACCGCGAGATGCTACTAGCCCAGACTTATTTTCTAATGGTAAGAATAATCCATTTGCCTCAGCGATCGCCATCTGGGAAGCCTGTAACTTACTAGCACAACGTACATCCCTCAATTGGGAAAGCGACGCAGCAGGCTACCTATGCTACAGCCGACTAGTCAACCAAGGACGAGGTAAAATTGCCTTTCATATCCAAGATCCTTTCCAAGTCCATGAAAAAGCCAAAGATTTGGCAACTATTGAAGCATTTGATATCAGAGCCGCCTGTATTCATCTGATATTTGCAGCTCATGCTACAGCATCAGATCAACCTTGGAATCAAGAATTTGCCATTGACGAACGACAACTAGAGAAATACTTAGGGCTAGAAAAACGCAAAGACCTGAGTAAAAATGCCAAACTGTCATTAATGAAAAACCTTGTGCAACAAGCTTGTTCATTAGTCATCTCTCTAGATTGGCCTCAACAAGGTCAAGTCAAAGGATTTTCTGTCACTAATAGCCGCTTATGGCATTTAGTCAGCGTTCAGCATCACTTTCAAGAAGATGATTTAGGATGCAAATATTTAATTGGGCTAACTTTCAAAGTCAAAGCAGGAGCATGGAGTCAATATTTCTTAAACAAACAAGGTTGTAAAGAACGAGCTGCATTCTATCAATATGGCAGTCTTCCTAAGACTTTATTAACCACAGTTATGAGTATATGGCAACAACATGAAGGTGCAGTCAGACTCATGTTGTGGTTGCTATTTAAAACCAAAATGGGCAAAGAACAACGCATCACCGTGCCTACGCTACTTCGCATTGCCTATGGCACAGAAAAAGTCACCCTTGCAGCCAAACATCGGGAAGAACGTAAACGTCTATTAAGAACCTTTGAAAATGATTTAGAAGTCCTCAATCATCACGGCATCAAACCTATTTTTGATCCCATAACTTATCCCCTCACAATTCAACCATTGTGGGCAAAATTAGTAGATATTCCCGAAGATCCTGACGAAGCATTAGAATTTTGGATTAACGATGCTGGTGGCGAAACCCGGCTAACAGATAATAGCCCTCGTGGTAAATGGAATCTATTAATGAATGCGCGGATTTTGTCTTTTGAACTACCTCTAGAATGGGAAAGACAAATTGCAGATTCAGAAAAAAAACAACGTCGCACTGCTAAAACCAGACAAAAATCAAAAACCGCCGGCGATTTAGTTGGTGAGCAGATTTTACAAGCACGAAAAAACTTAAATTTATCTCAACGGGAATTAGCAAAGCTGACGGGTAAAAGTCAAAGTTGGATTAGAGATATAGAGAATGGTCGGCTAAAAGTCAAGCTAGAAGACCAATTACTATTAAGGAAAGTGTTGCATATTGCTTAATTAGGTAATAGGTAATGGGTAATAGTACTGGAAGTACTAAATAACTATCCATTTAGCAATCAATCGCTGACGACCTTCATGATATTCTTCCACCCAAATCATTGTCAGTTTTGGTGGATTTTTAGGTGAATTATCATCTTGAGCATTAGTTGTAGAAACTGGTTGCTGATGAGTATGATTATGTTCTAACAGTTGCATAGTAATTTCTCCTTAGTTGAAAAATTAAGCATGATTTTTTTGCTTATGTAATCTAATCAGTGTGTTTTTTAACTTATATGCAGAAATCAACAAAACTTTAGCTTTTTTATCTGTGTCTCTGTCTTGAAAAGTTCAGATGCCGCGGCAAGCCGCAAAGCGTCTACGGAGGAAACCTCCGCTCCGACTTTTCGCTGTGTCTTTGTGGTTAAATAAATTATTTTTGACCACAGAGACACGGAGACACAAAGAAAGTTGTCGAAAACTCAAATACCCGACTACTGTCAGCAGTCGGGTATGGCTATAAGTGATATGAGAGAGACATTGTGTATCGAAAACTTATGCGGAAATTAGCCTAAGCAACAAGCCTTTATTTTCGACAAGAAATTATTTCTTCTTGCTTGATTTTTTATGACTCTGCTTTCCTGCTTCAGAGTGCTGTTCTCTTGTACCACCCTGAGTTTTCTTTTCTTCATCACTATCTTCGATATCTTCGTTCTCTTCAATTTCTTCGTGACTTTCTTTTTTACGCCCACCACCGTGAGAATGTTTACCACCCTCACGTCCTATTTCTGCCATGTGTTCTCTATCTTTGCTGACTGTTTCGCCTCCCTTGCGTCCGGCTTCTCGCGCTTCTTCAGAGGTGAATTCGTGAGCAGTTCCTTTCTCGTGAGCAGCGTGTCCACCCTTGCTGGCAATTTCTCGTTGCTTGTCTTCATCCATTGAAGCAAAGCCACGTTTACTTGTGTCTGACATGATTGTACCTCTAAGTGACTAAGTAGAGTTGTTGGCTTTTAACTGGTCAAAATCTCTATTGGCTTCGTCTTTAATTTAGCCAAGCAAATCGGTGACATTCATTGTCCATAGGTGAGAATTACCACAGACCGAGCCTGAACTTTTGACATAGAACTCAAGTTGCTATGGTGATTGGTGATTGGTGATTGGTGATTAGGCAAGTAGTCAACAGTCCAAAGAAACTTGATTTTGACTATTGACCATTGACCATTGACCATTGACCATTGACCATTGACCATTGACCATTGACCATTGACTAATGACTAATGACTATTGACTATTGACCATTGACCACCTTCAGAAGGGTTTATCGGTTGGGTGCGTAAGTCCTATATTTTTCTTTGCCAAATTATACTTAACCTCAATTTCAAAGTTACTTTCTGCCGAGCCTTCGGTTAAAAACGGAATGCCAGTTTTACCACCCAACTTAATCCCAAACTTAACTGTCACTTCTTCCGCTTCAGGTAAATTCTGGAATGCACCAACAGCTAACTTGGCATAATCACGAATCTTATTCTGAAATTCTTGGATATTCACCGTAGGTAAACCGTCACGATATCCTGGTTCCTCCTCTTCTAAAATCTCAGTGAATTCCTTTGATTCCACGTAGATTGTGTATTCTTGATCATCATCTTTGACAATCAAACTTTGTACTTCTGACATTTATTCGCCTCAGTGAGTTTTTTGATTGCTATTCTAGTCATATTACGTAAAAACAGATGCCACAGAGATATGGCTCGATATGCGCTGGTAATTGGCATTGCCAAGTATGACAACTTCACTAACCTACCAAAAGCTGTTAATGATGCCACACACATTGCCCAAGTATTTAGTCAACATGGTCGATTTGATGTTCAGCCATTACCAGGAAAGTTAATCGAAAGTGAGAATTGCTGGCAAGTCACGCCTGATAAAAAGTTAACAGGCAAAGAACTAGGACAAGTATTGAGAGTATTTTTGTTAGAGAAAGCCAAAGGTGCAGAGGCATTAATTTACTTTGCCGGACACGGTTTTGAAGCAACTAGCCTGACGGGAGAACCAAAAGGATATTTGGCGACATCTGATTGTAGTAAAGATGGACAAAATGCGATCGCTTTTGATGATTTCAACACCCTGATTAGTAAATCCCAACTCAGCAGCCTTGTCGTATTGTTAGATTGCTGTTATGCAGGGTCTTTATTAGAGCGAAGCTTTATCAAGTCTAGTTTTCCGGTGTTCAACAGTAAACAAGACTATTGTTTAATTACCGCCTCCCGCGCTTTTGAAAGAGCCAGAGAAGATGCAGAAGGGGGAATTTTTACCAAAGCAGTCATCACCGGACTAGCTAACTCAGAAGCAGATGAGACTACCGGAGAAATCAACGTCAATGATTTGATGAGCTTTGTGACACGCAAACTCAAGGGAAGCGGACAAGAAGCCATTTACATGGGTGGTGGGAGATCAATTCCTCTGGTTTGGTATCCGCCGAGAAATCCGGTAACTGCTGGGGTGGTGAGTGAAGAATGTCCATACCGAGGGTTAGAAGCTTTTGATAAACAACACGCCAAATTCTTTTTTGGTCGGCAAAAAGTTGTCAACTATATCCAACAAAAATTAACACAAGCTAATTTTGTCCCCATTATTGGCGCTTCCGGGAGTGGTAAATCTTCTGTAGTCCGGGCGGGTTTGATTCCAGCGCTAGAAAAAAATGGTTGGCGAATCTTAGCAACAATTTTGCCTGGAGTCGAACCTTTAGCAGAGTTAAAACGAGCCTTTACCCAATGCTTTGAACGCACGCAAATTAGAGAAATTTCAGCTTTGATTGACACAGAAGGTTTATCTGGCGTAGTTTCTAGGCTGACTGGTTCTGAGCGTTGGTTGTTGGTGGTTGATCAATTTGAAGAGATTTTTACCCTTGGTGCTAAGGAAGAAGAGAAACAGCGATTTATTGAGTTGTTAACCCAGTGTTCTGAAGAACGGTTAGCAATTGTCACCACCATGCGGGCTGATTTTCTGGAATATTGTTTAAGCTACGAGTCGCTGACGCAAATAATTCAAGAACAAGCAGTGTATATGCCGCCATTATTAGGGGCAGAATTAGAAGAAGCGATCGCATCCCCAGCTATGTTACAAGGTTATCAATTACAAAGGGGATTGCTGGGAGCAATTCAGCAAGAAGTATTAGGACAAGAGAAAGGCTGCTTACCATTATTGCAGTTTGCCCTCACAGAACTTTGGGAACAACGCGAACAACAAACGCACCAGTTGACAGTAGCTAAGTTTAATAATTTGGGTGGAGTCATTGGAGCATTAAATCGTCATGCAGAAAACTTGTATGCAGGTTTTACGGAACAACAGCAAGGTTGGGTAAAGCGGATTTTGTTGAAGTTGGTACGTACTGGTGCAGCAGACCAGGATACGCGACAGCGACAATTGAAAATAAAGTTGTTGAGTGTTGCTGGTGATAACTTAAATGAGCAGCAAGACATAAGTGATGTTTTAGAAAATTTAATTCAAGGGCGTTTGTTAGTAACTGACTGCGAATCTACAGGAGAAATTTTGATAGATTTATCTCATGAGGCATTAATAGAAGGTTGGCAAAGATTAACTCAATGGAGAAACGAAGGTAGAGAACTCAGACGAATTATTGACCGTATGGAAGATGCTTTACAAGAGTGGCAAGAACACCCCAAGGATGAAAATTTGATGATGGGTGGACTACTATCTCAAGTTCGACAAAAATGGCAAGAAATAGAATTAGAAGTACACATGTCAATTAAAGAGTTTTATCAAAATAGTATTTTCTTTGAAGAAGCGCAACGTCAGAAATATGAAGTAGCCAATAAGACAAAAGCTGTATTTTTGGCAAATATGAGCCACGAATTACGCACACCTTTAAATGCTGTGGTTGGATTGAGCCAACTACTGCAAGATGATTTAACTGACCTCAAATTATCAACAGAACTTATAACTGACTTAGAACTCATCAACTCGGCGAGTAGACATTTACTGGAACTAATTAACGACATTCTTGACGTGTCAAAAATTGAAGCTGGTAAAATGATTCTCTATCCAGAAATATTTGAGATTTCTAAATTAATTAATAACATTGTTTCCACAGTTAAATCAGCTATAGAAAAAAATACAAATGTGTTAGAAGTCCATTTTGATCAAGATTTAGGCACGATGTATGCTGATCAAACTAGAGTGAGACAAGTATTATTAAACCTGTTAAGTAATGCTGCTAAATTTACTACTAACGGCAAGATCACACTAACAGTTCAAAAAGATAGACAAAACTGTCTGCCAGAAGCTTACCTGGAAATGATTACTTTCACAGTTACCGATACAGGTATTGGTATTTCTCCTGCTCAACAGCAACAACTATTTCAACCTTTTACTCAAGGAGATAATTCAATTAACAAAAAGTATGGAGGTACAGGACTAGGATTAGCTATCAGCAAGCATTTTTGCAAGATGATGGGGGGTGAAATTCTTGTCAACAGTCAATTAGGAACTGGTTCTACCTTCACAGTTAATTTACCATTAGTAAAATCAGAGGATGTGTGAGATTTGATTTGATCTAGTACTGTCACATCTTCACGAATCCGCAAACTGAGGAGACAAAAGCCGCTTGCGAAGTCTGCCGCAAATATGTTTGGAGTCAAGCAGCAGATGAAAACAGCAAGTAAGAAGAAAATAACACGAAAGATGAAGTTCTCATCTGCAACGTTGAGCTTTGAAACTGTAAGTTTCGAGATAAAAACACTAAACTCCGAGTTCAGAACTCGAAACTTCAAGCTGGGAACTCGACATTTTGAGTTCAGAACAGGAAACTTTGTGCTTGGAACTCGGAACACCAAGCTGAGAACATGGAACTTTGAGATGGGAAGTTGGAACTTCGGGCTTTGAGGTGCAATTATTGTGAGCGAAAAGCGATCGCTCAGTGTAGCGTTAGTATGAGTTATCTTCTATTCGAGTGTTTTGCTCATATTTGGCGATCGCTTCTTTAATGATTTTGGTTCGGAATTACCTGAATCATTCCAGTTTGGAAAACTGCATCATATAGGATATGTGTGTCAATCAGGTAGCTCATTCCCATTCCTGAAGTTCCTCTTCTGGTAATGGCTCAAAAAAAGCATCGCTGAGTTTTCCTGTTAGTATTCCTGGGGTGCGGGGCTGGGAAGCTTCTCGATCTAGACCTAAGCGAAAGTAGTGAACTATATCATAAATTTCTGCGAGTTTTTCTTCAGGGATTTCTTGCAGTTCTTGGACAATTTTCTGAATCAGCATAAGTCAAACCCTCTGTATTTCGTGGTTAATTGGATTTACGCTTCGTTTATTATGGCTCATCTTGGGAATATAGCAGAAAAGCACTTAACATTAAAGCACTTAACATTTGGCTATAAAAACAGGAATTTTTGAGCTTATAACACCAACATTCGAGATAGGATCTGCAATAGTGTGTGAGAAGTGTGAGAAAAGCGATCGCCCAGTGTAGCATTAGGATGAATTATCTTTTATTTGCACTTCTTGCTTAGGGACTTTTATCCCTCTTTTGTTACTTTAGGAAAAGAAAAATTGACAAGAAACTCAACTAGCAACAGAGAAACTGACTGGAGAAGCGCGAAAATCATTCATAAAGTCGATTAATCTCAAAAAGCAACGCTTCATACCAGGAATGTTAAATACTGTGAGCCAAGGTTGAATCAAACAGTAAAAAATATAGGGTTGAATGAGCAATCTCAGATTATTTAAGGCACTCTTCCATGTGATACCAGATTCCCAATTAGGATGTTGACTATATTGAGAACCATTAAAGTCTATTGATGAAGATGATTCTGAAATAGATGTTGATTGAGTTTGGGCATGAAGTTGAAAATAAGTAGCCTGAATGGCTAACACTAATTTAATCACGCCGGAGGGGGAAGCGGTGGTGCTAGCCCAGATGATGAGGCGGTTTCCGGTGCACAAATGAATACTGCTCACTATGTCAACTACCTGCATATATAACTATAAATATAAATTTATTATCAAGCAGCTAATACAACATTTGCTGTATTAATGATGGTTATTAACCGTCTAAACTTTCCTTGCATTCCATTAAAAATTGTGAAATATTAGAACAATGAACTGCGCTATCGATAAACTCCAAGCGACTTTCACCAAAGCATTTGTCACGTTGGACACTTGAAGCCAGCAACTATATGTGCTGCTGCAATAGTATTCTGCCCAAGTCTAATGTCTTGAGGCGAACGCTATTGTGCGCCCGTTGTCTTTTACGTTGACAAAGCCTGCACTTATATCCCTATACATAAAAAATCTTTGTGATGATTATCGCATCATTTTTTATGCAGAATAAAGCTTGCTCATTTGTCATTTTTGTCTCACGATAGGAGGAAGATATGTTTCTACCAAGACAACTATTCTTAGGTGCTTTGACATTATCTTTAATTAGTTTGACTAGTTATCCATACAAAAGTTTAGCCAATTCTCAACTATCTACAAAGCCCGTACAAGAATTTTACACTGCAAGCCTAGTAAATACTCTTCTAGATCCTCTTCTAAACCCTTATAAATGCCCTACCAAATTAAGAGTTATTAACGCTGCGGTTGCGACTGCATCACCAGTTGATGTCATTGTCAACGGTAAAAAAGTTTTGGAGAATGTAGATTTTCGTCAAGCTAGTAAATATGTAAATGTAACACCAGGAAATCTTCAGGTACTTTTTGTCCAATCTGGTACTCTCAGTACCATTGCTTCTAGAACCTTTACAGGAGCGCCTAATAGTGCTTATACAGTAGCGATAACAGGAACACTACAAGGTCCCCCAGGTCAACCATTATTTAATCAATCACCCTTTGTGATTCCAGAGGATTTAACACAGCCTAATCCAGGTAAATTTAAAGGACGTTGGTATCGCTTTTCGGAAACTAGCGCTGTTATAGATTTCCGTATTAGCAAATCCTCTAGCCCAAATGTGGATGAAACTCGTATCACAGACCTGACACCCAAAACTGCTATTCCTTACCCAGAACTTACAGCTGGTGAATATAACTTCAATCCAGTTCTACCTGACCAATTTGACCCATTGATCAATAATGCCTTCAACCCACCAATCACAGTAGAAGTTGCGAATCAACAAGTCCCGGCCGGAGTCATTTTTGATGTAATTGCTACAGGTAATGGCTTAGGCCAAGCACCTAACTCACTGCTACTTACAACTGCCTCAACACAAACAGCGCCTCCTGATGCCAATGGGTGTAATCAGATTGTGCAGTAAGCAAGATCAACTTAGTGAGGCATTTTTGTCCATAGGATCTGAGAAAATAAAGTGGTAAAAAATAGGGGGAATTTATCCCCCACAAAAAAATAAATGTTGCCACAATCAGACCAAAATATCTTCAGAAAGCATTTGAGTGAACAGTAGTATCTGACGCTAGAAATACTGTTGCTATTGAGAATAGTGATTATCTTCGGCGGACGGACACGACATAGCGCATTTCGTGATGAAATTAGCAATTCTTCCCTCTGTTGCCGATAATAGTTTTAGAGCTAATTATTCAAGAGGTCTGATTGTGGTTTTTGCTCAAACCAGTCTCTCAAGTGTAGCAACTCGCCTCACCTTAGACGAGTATCGGGCTATGGAACAAACCAATCCAGAACGCCATGAATACCGCAACGGAGAGATTATAACTATGTCGGGAGGTTCGGAATCTCATAGTGCGATCGCCAGCAACTTCTTAATTTACTTAGGGTTTTTACTGAGAGACACTGATTTTCGTTTGTATAACAGTGACTTGCGAGTTTGGATTCCTGAATATCAGTGCGGCACTTATACCGACTTGATGGTTGTTAATGGTGAACCAGAGTTCAATGGCAATCGCAATGATGAAATTCTCAATCCAATGGTGATTGTTGAAGTTCTATCGCCCTCTACCGAAGCATACGACCGAGGCGAAAAGTTCAGAAAATATCGCTCTATTGCCAGCTTTTGTGAATATCTGCTTGTGAGCCAAACTGAACCCTACGTTGAG
Coding sequences within it:
- a CDS encoding Uma2 family endonuclease; its protein translation is MVFAQTSLSSVATRLTLDEYRAMEQTNPERHEYRNGEIITMSGGSESHSAIASNFLIYLGFLLRDTDFRLYNSDLRVWIPEYQCGTYTDLMVVNGEPEFNGNRNDEILNPMVIVEVLSPSTEAYDRGEKFRKYRSIASFCEYLLVSQTEPYVEQYQNQDRNSNDRWLWQVHSNIEQTILVHSLNVEIPLTEIYRRINF
- a CDS encoding helix-turn-helix domain-containing protein, yielding MPYTIPNNSCVGCDNCRPQCPTGAIKLEDDEYWIDPFLCNNCEGYYPEPQCVIACPTKSPIPWQAKKGRCKVEPRDATSPDLFSNGKNNPFASAIAIWEACNLLAQRTSLNWESDAAGYLCYSRLVNQGRGKIAFHIQDPFQVHEKAKDLATIEAFDIRAACIHLIFAAHATASDQPWNQEFAIDERQLEKYLGLEKRKDLSKNAKLSLMKNLVQQACSLVISLDWPQQGQVKGFSVTNSRLWHLVSVQHHFQEDDLGCKYLIGLTFKVKAGAWSQYFLNKQGCKERAAFYQYGSLPKTLLTTVMSIWQQHEGAVRLMLWLLFKTKMGKEQRITVPTLLRIAYGTEKVTLAAKHREERKRLLRTFENDLEVLNHHGIKPIFDPITYPLTIQPLWAKLVDIPEDPDEALEFWINDAGGETRLTDNSPRGKWNLLMNARILSFELPLEWERQIADSEKKQRRTAKTRQKSKTAGDLVGEQILQARKNLNLSQRELAKLTGKSQSWIRDIENGRLKVKLEDQLLLRKVLHIA
- a CDS encoding DUF4397 domain-containing protein — its product is MFLPRQLFLGALTLSLISLTSYPYKSLANSQLSTKPVQEFYTASLVNTLLDPLLNPYKCPTKLRVINAAVATASPVDVIVNGKKVLENVDFRQASKYVNVTPGNLQVLFVQSGTLSTIASRTFTGAPNSAYTVAITGTLQGPPGQPLFNQSPFVIPEDLTQPNPGKFKGRWYRFSETSAVIDFRISKSSSPNVDETRITDLTPKTAIPYPELTAGEYNFNPVLPDQFDPLINNAFNPPITVEVANQQVPAGVIFDVIATGNGLGQAPNSLLLTTASTQTAPPDANGCNQIVQ
- a CDS encoding KGG domain-containing protein, with amino-acid sequence MSDTSKRGFASMDEDKQREIASKGGHAAHEKGTAHEFTSEEAREAGRKGGETVSKDREHMAEIGREGGKHSHGGGRKKESHEEIEENEDIEDSDEEKKTQGGTREQHSEAGKQSHKKSSKKK
- the fdxB gene encoding ferredoxin III, nif-specific, with the translated sequence MAVLTGLTFGGKAWTPKFAQAIDKDKCIGCGRCIKVCGFPVLDLKALNEEGEFVDDEDDDEIERKVMVVAHPENCIGCEACSRICPKNCYSHAALDN
- a CDS encoding cytochrome c oxidase subunit II; translation: MQQIPVSLWTLIAGILVGAISLWIGQHHNLLPVQASLQAPLVDGFFNIMFTIAIALFLVVEGTILIFLFKYRRRRGDNTDGVAVEGNVPLEIFWTAIPSIIVICLGIYSVDVFNQMGGLEPGTHPHGSAHVAHASGSAIAATLDNTAPSTPTPGIGIGANPTNQGKTADLVVNVTGMQFAWIFDYPNNGVSTGELHVPVGADVQLNLSAQDVIHSFWVPQFRLKQDAIPGIATELRFVATKPGTYPVVCTELCGGYHGSMRTQVIVHTPEEFDSWLTENQVAQQQNPHQVVAVNPADLSTADFLAPHIHNMGIESLPAFLTKR
- a CDS encoding CU044_2847 family protein produces the protein MSEVQSLIVKDDDQEYTIYVESKEFTEILEEEEPGYRDGLPTVNIQEFQNKIRDYAKLAVGAFQNLPEAEEVTVKFGIKLGGKTGIPFLTEGSAESNFEIEVKYNLAKKNIGLTHPTDKPF